Below is a genomic region from Elusimicrobiota bacterium.
AATAAATTAGTATAATGTTAACTCTATGAAAATACCACCTCTTATAATTGGCGATTTAACAATTCCTGTTCCGATAGTACAGGGAGCTATGGGAGTAAGAGTTTCTAAAGCCTTGCTTGCTTCAGCAGTAGCAAGAGAAGGAGGCGTTGGCACTATAGCCAGCGTATGCATTGGCCCTATAGAAAACTGCAAAAAATCAGAGTTTGCCCAACTAAACAAAAAAGCATTAAAAGATGAAATTATAAAAGCGAAAAAACTCTCGAATGGCGGTGTTATAGCCGTCAATATAATGGTAGCCTTAACCGATTATGTAACATTAGTCGAAGGCGCGGTTGAAGGCGGCGCTGACATCATTGTTTCAGGAGCAGGGCTCCCCCTCATGCTTCCCGCTCTTACAAAAGGCACAAATGTTAAACTTGTTCCTATCGTTTCTTCCGGCAGAGCCGCAAAAATACTCTGTGAAAAATGGCAAAGAAGTTATTCCAGGCTGCCTGACGCTTTCGTGGTTGAAGGCATACTAGCTGGAGGCCATTTAGGTTTTTCTTTTGAGCAGCTTGAACACCAGGAAAATTTCCCGCTGGAAAAAATACTTGTTGAAGTTGTTGAAACTGTAAACGAAATAGGCAAAAAATACAATAAACATATACCTGTTATACCGGGTGGCGGAATTTTTGACGGCAAGGATATTGCCAGGATGTTAAAACTTGGGGCAAGCGGCGTGCAAATGGCTACAAGGTTTGTCTGTACCGAAGAATGTGATGCTGCTCAGGAGTTTAAACAGGCTTATATAGATGCAAAAGAGGAAGATATAACCATAATCCACAGCCCGGTGCAAATGCCGGGCAGGGTAATAAGAAATGAATTCGTAAAAAATGTTGTTTTAGGCAACAAGATCAGATTTGAATGCCCTTACCGCTGTTTAAAAACCTGCACGCCTATGGAAGTGCCCTATTG
It encodes:
- a CDS encoding nitronate monooxygenase family protein — encoded protein: MKIPPLIIGDLTIPVPIVQGAMGVRVSKALLASAVAREGGVGTIASVCIGPIENCKKSEFAQLNKKALKDEIIKAKKLSNGGVIAVNIMVALTDYVTLVEGAVEGGADIIVSGAGLPLMLPALTKGTNVKLVPIVSSGRAAKILCEKWQRSYSRLPDAFVVEGILAGGHLGFSFEQLEHQENFPLEKILVEVVETVNEIGKKYNKHIPVIPGGGIFDGKDIARMLKLGASGVQMATRFVCTEECDAAQEFKQAYIDAKEEDITIIHSPVQMPGRVIRNEFVKNVVLGNKIRFECPYRCLKTCTPMEVPYCIAKVLINAANGNLKEGFVFVGHNAYKCTEITTVKKLMENLVNETNQYL